In one Babylonia areolata isolate BAREFJ2019XMU chromosome 14, ASM4173473v1, whole genome shotgun sequence genomic region, the following are encoded:
- the LOC143289478 gene encoding small RNA 2'-O-methyltransferase-like, whose amino-acid sequence MFYKCFTSPPQIYHLTCDPEFLLSSTDFISKTAEPLHQCCTDSIAAFSKAMSTSTDLGEERCAGADGAGAPQPNGCQACHHEEEGAAGHGGPKFNPPVYSQRYALVQDVLRKHCVESVVDFGCAECKIIYFLKNVESMRRIALVDADLTVLKGGCKFVQPSVFEHVIPRPTPLRVSLFHGSAGDLDSRVAGVQAASLVELIEHLEPDVLEKVTHNVFGCLRPRLVIVTTPNADFNVLFPGFSGFRHWDHKFEWTREQFQQWCEGLCRQHGYAVSYTGAGDPPPQHTHLGFCSQAAIFTEASEKAGQQTEEKVYKLVHEEVYPYDQRTDAERLGNEIDYTIHRPCLMERYMSEDRAQIIIPVAHLMDHILNQPRSAHETKWTEGDVLGYLRSKYTVTDDGTSVVIQLQEDDSGSSQSSGDFSHHTEDNRDDLCPQLVERSCVEEEVWD is encoded by the exons ATCCTGAGTTCCTCTTAAGTTCCACTGACTTCATTTCTAAGACAGCTGAACCACTCCACCAGTGTTGTACAGACAGTATCGCAGCGTTCTCCAAGGCCATGAGTACAAGCACAGACCTGGGTGAAGAAAGATGTGCAGGGGCTGATGGTGCTGGCGCTCCACAACCAAACGGCTGTCAGGCATGTCACCATGAAGAGGAAGGGGCGGCAGGACACGGAGGTCCCAAGTTCAATCCCCCTGTGTATTCTCAGCGCTATGCCTTGGTGCAGGACGTCTTAAGGAAACATTGTGTGGAGTCg GTAGTGGACTTTGGCTGTGCCGAGTGTAAAATCATCTACTTCTTGAAGAATGTGGAGTCCATGCGACGCATTGCTCTGGTCGATGCAGATCTGACGGTTCTCAAAGGAGGCTGCAAGTTCGTCCAGCCGAGCGTCTTTGAGCACGTGATTCCTCGGCCCACCCCTCTGCGTGTGTCGCTGTTTCATGGCAGTGCTGGGGATTTGGACAGCAGGGTGGCAGGAGTCCAGGCAGCATCACTTGTGGAATT AATCGAACACCTGGAGCCTGACGTGCTGGAAAAGGTGACGCACAACGTCTTCGGATGTTTGCGACCACGTTTGGTCATCGTGACAACACCAAACGCTGACTTCAACGTCCTGTTTCCGGGTTTCAGCGGCTTTCGCCACTGGGATCACAAGTTTGAGTGGACACGGGAGCAGTTTCAGCAATG gtgtgaggGACTGTGCCGACAGCATGGCTATGCTGTGTCCTACACAGGGGCTGGGGAccccccacctcaacacacacacctgggctTCTGCTCCCAGGCTGCCATCTTTACCGAGGCTTCTGAGAAAGCAGGGCAACAGACTGAGGAAAAAGTCTACAAGCtg GTGCACGAAGAAGTCTACCCCTACGATCAGCGCACTGACGCCGAACGACTCGGGAATGAAATTGACTACACGATCCACCGCCCTTGTCTCATGGAGCGTTATATGTCAGAGGACAGAGCACAGATCATCATTCCTGTCGCCCATCTGATGGACCACATTCTGAATCAGCCAAGGTCGGCTCACGAAACCAAGTGGACAGAAGGGGATGTTCT AGGGTACCTTCGCAGCAAATACACCGTGACAGACGATGGCACCAGTGTGGTGATTCAGCTGCAAGAGGACGACAGCGGTTCCTCACAGTCTTCTGGCGACTTTTCACATCACACGGAGGACAACAGAGATGACTTGTGCCCGCAGCTTGTGGAACGATCATGTGTGGAAGAGGAAGTGTGGGACTGA